In Phaeodactylum tricornutum CCAP 1055/1 chromosome 10, whole genome shotgun sequence, a single genomic region encodes these proteins:
- a CDS encoding predicted protein gives MAFRPMSFACGWPLQSTKSALCMVQNRGLEIRREGATPTEGGMTLYLKAAADGTLVGDCPFAHFVRLVLEEKGLQYELKPCTEDTKPAWLTEYYEGKLPALRHRKECYVESDVIADYLDFFFPDPSLKGGKKEMDEAEDAISGFFPSVAKYLKHIPDGDDEDQEMKCSLESVLLRLEEHLQLENRTGPYLVGNGEKLTLLDCSLSPKLYHLRTGIEAFKDNAIDLAQKFPAVNEYLDSMLKRESFQKTVYDKDVIIWGWSNTRK, from the exons ATGGCCTTTCGGCCGATGTCATTCGCTTGTGGTTGGCCACTGCAGTCCACAAAGTCCGCGCTTTGCATGGTGCAAAACAGGGGTTTGGAGATCCGCAGAGAAGGAGCCACGCCAACCG AGGGGGGAATGACGCTGTACTTAAAAGCTGCCGCGGATGGCACACTTGTTGGCGACTGCCCTTTTGCCCATTTCGTCCGTTTAGTTCTGGAGGAAAAGGGTCTACAATACGAACTTAAACCTTGTACTGAAGATACCAAACCTGCCTGGCTGACAGAGTACTACGAGGGCAAACTGCCAGCCCTTCGACATCGAAAGGAATGCTATGTGGAATCGGATGTGATTGCTGACTATCTCGACTTCTTCTTTCCGGATCCTTCGCTCAAGGGTGgcaaaaaagaaatggacgaagccgaagatGCAATTTCTGGATTTTTCCCTTCCGTGGCAAAGTATTTAAAGCACATCCCGGATGGAGATGACGAAGACCAGGAAATGAAATGTTCTCTTGAGTCCGTCTTATTGAGGCTAGAGGAACATCTGCAATTGGAAAACCGAACGGGGCCATACCTCGTTGGAAACGGCGAAAAGCTGACCTTGCTCGACTGCAGCTTGTCACCCAAATTGTATCATTTGCGAACGGGTATTGAAGCGTTCAAGGACAATGCTATTGACCTCGCCCAGAAATTTCCGGCTGTAAACGAATACCTGGACTCAATGCTTAAACGAGAGTCCTTCCAAAAAACAGTCTATGACAAGGACGTTATAATTTGGGGGTGGAGCAATACCCGAAAATAA